GGCTTAATGATTTTAAATCATGAGAAAAGTTCTCATAAAGACTGCAAAGTAATGTTAGTGCATAATCCTTCACGACGGAATATACATGAGTGCTCTTATGctttttgaatttcttcttcagcgATGGGTCATCTACAACTTCCTCAAATCGTTCAGCCAAAATGTTTGCTGCTAAAGTTGAAATATCATACACCTTACTAGGCTCTTCAGTGTATAACTCTTTTAAACATAATGTTATAACATGAGACAATTGGTACGCCAAGACTTTCGATTCATACTGTTCAATATCAGTTCCTTCTGAAACAACCAACTTTTTCATAAACTTCACCACATCATCGACAATAAACGAGGCATTTCCCGCCTTAGATGATAAAGAATCCGTAGTCCAGCTAATTAAAGACTCTCTCTTATTCTCCGAAGAATCTAAATTCTcgaacaaagaaacatatACCTCGGTCATTTCTCTATATCAACTTGGACCTTTCCAATTAAACCATAACAGCAAACAAGTTGAATGTTATGCGAGTCAAACATTGGATTATACAATTGAAGTAAATAACTCTTTCTTAAAATAACCTTGGTAAGAGTTAAATTGGGTTTAAACAGGCCAAGtgtttaaaaaaaaaaaaaaaatcaatgtAATTCCTAAAACAGAAAGGTAATATATAAAACCTATATCTTTAAAGGGAAAACgtatgaaataaaaaaagagaacttTTATATACATCTATTAAATAATGTCATTACAAAACTGACTTAAAATTTTATTTATAAAATCATTGTCGACTTCAACTGAATCAGTACCAACTGTATCAGTAGTCGAGTAAACgggttcttgttcttcaaacacCACATCCTCTATATCATTATCAATAAAAAGATCAGATAATTTACTGAATTGTTCGTATTcatgttgttgctgcttggcgataatattttttagGACTTTATCTGATAAATCTACACTCTTTTGATTAAGCTTTTCGAATAACGAAttcaaaacttcaaagGTTTTACTAGAAGCATGAGAAACATTTTTTAATCTTAGCAAAAGATTAAATCCATCTCGACAGTCTTTCTCAATTTGAGAATCAGGAACTGTGGATTGTTTAAGCTTCGTCTGATGCAAAAAGTAAAGTAGGCAAGCAAcgctgaagaagattgtATGAATTGAAAACCAATAAACAGCATTCAAAAGTTTCTGCTCATCCATTTCCACAGCTAAGCGAATTACCTTTCTAGCAGTATTGATGCATTTATCTGCCATATGAATTTGGAACTCAAAGTTTGGAAACTTTTCGACTTCCAACACAAtataatgaatgaatggtCGATATATCATAATCTTGGCATGCAGAAAATCAAGGTGAAGGTAACGATTGGGCTTCAAATACgttccttcttgttcattAGTTGGTACAAAATTTGGTTTTAACTGGTAAGGTAAACATGTTAACCAATTGGAAAGTTGAGATTCCAActtatttatttctttATGAGAAATAGATGTAACTTCCAATGACATCGGATAAAGAATATTATGAGTGTGATTCATTATTAGAATTAATTTCGTATGTTCATTATTCATTCCAACCGAGCTAAGTTTTCCCTTAGGCTGCGGAAGTActttatcaaagaaaattttatcatcatcgaTATCCATGGGAAATTCCTGATCTATCAACGATCCATCGAGGGAATTAGGGAGACCTAATATACAATTCATATAAATATCGGTCTTGTATATTGTCCAAAAAAGTCTTTTAATAGTctcttgttgaagaacgTTCAAATTCTGGAGAGATGTCTTACGGTGGAAATTGTGTTTGATAGCGCTTCTTAAAGCAAGTCCGATATAAGAATAACCAGAAGAAAGGTTTGCATTACATTGTAAAAAAATCGTCAACATGAATATTGCTTGTAATGATTCAATATCTTGAGAGTTTATAGGATCAAGCAAAGATTTCGCTTCAACAAAGTACTTGTGACCTTCATCCTGAAAAAAATCCACTACCTGTTTATTATCTTGCTCCGGGGAATAAGTCTTACTGAACAATGCACCAACAGCAATAACCGAATAAATCAATGGGAGCATTCGTACTTGATCCTTTGACATGCTGTTATCCGAAACAGTGTAAAAGGACTCTACGACATTAATAAAAGTAGGACGATGATAAAACCTGAAAAGCAAACATGCTGAGTCCCATGTTTTCGATATAAGATTTAACGCAATCTGTTTTGGAGGTAAAATTAATGGACGATCAAAGTTAGAAGGAACAGATGGAATATTCGGGTTATTTCTTGACTTCAACAGAGCTATAAGAGAATCTGTAGTCaaagaatctgaagaaaaatcaacCTGAGGGTAtaatttttgaagaactcCTTTAAAATCAACCTTTTCTTTACgagtattattattaagttttgttttcttcgtCTTTACAGGAGAAACAACTTTAATGGGCTGCAGGGTATCCTTATTAGACCGCTTCTTCGATCGGTTGTTAGACACGTACTCGCACTTAACGCCAAACTTCACGCAACTTTTACAGGGACACTGGCCATCACAGCGAACCTTCCTCTCTTTACAACTACCACAAGCATGTTTTACCTTATGACGAACAGGCTGCAACTCATTTGTTAAGGGCTCCGTTGCCAACACGGACACATTAGGGATTTCAGTAGGAAGAGTAGAGGGGATCATTACAAAATGCTGATAAAACTATAGCACAAGTAATAACAGGCAACCTTGCGCAATAAACTGTagagaaaacaaaaatgttCAATGTAAATCCATCGAAAGAGCTATTAGAATACTCCGATACAACACCTTAAAGTAACGCAACGTATCGTTGGAGGAAATAACGAAATAACGAAATAACGAAATAACTCAATGATCAAGTCCAAACAGGTGAAGGTGTAACAATATCTATAGTAACGCTATGATACATGCAtaacagaaacaaaaaaaaattatttttttttttttgaatatctttCTAGACTAACCACTgccaaaaaccaaaactaGACATTGGAAGAAATTTAAACAATCAATGGTGCCAAGAAATACATTTCAACTGCACCCCTTAATAGctattaaagaaaaatactTTTCTACTCATTTCATACATAACTaaaaaatgataatgaCCTTACATTaaaaaggaacaagaacaacaatcCAATGCACAATATACATTTCACACCCtttgacaaaaaaaatccatACGATCTTCAGactgaaaaatttaatGACTGTAAGTCCGGAAAACCCCCACCCATTATAACCCACTTTACAAGATACCCGGAACGTGACAATGTTACTGAGACAAAACCATTAGACCGAATTTTTTTGACGCGCGCACTACATTCCAGAACGGTTAATAGACAAATTCGAAACACGGACTTCCAGGTCTAGGCAGAAACCTAAAGTAATTCGGGTAACCAAGCAATAGTTTATATTACCCGGCTCATACAATATGtaaataccaaaaaaaactaacTAAAACGTAGATAGGAGGGGTACGCCAGGAGCACGTGTAAAGTGACATAAAATCGAAAAATTCATCTTTGAGgaggaaaacaaaagaaaaacaaataaacgaataaaaaaaattatgCGCTACAGATTACATGCAGGGTCTTCTAGCTCATTCACTGTCCCCACCGAAAACGCGGATATTAACTTCCACAAATCGGAGATACAAAGTTTTTATGCGTAAGCCTCCACTTTCCAGCGgcacaaaaagaaatacaagCCATTACAACCACAAGGCGAACTACGGAGGATACTAAGATACCTTTTCTAAATAAAGAGGAGAGCTACAATCACCCACTCCGAACTTTGGACATCCTCGGAACTATCGCAAGCTACAACAGTACACCAAACGTTAAAATCAAGTTTCACAGTTCGGAGTGAGGGGTGAAAACTAACTTCAATACCAAAACGGCTGCTTCCGGGCTACAAAGTGATCTAAAGAGAGGCCATGCTCTCAAACAAAGTTACTCCAATACCTAAAAGAAAGGAGACGAAAGAGCGACAATTCGGAAACTACAATCACACACCTTCacaattgaaagaaagcCTGCAGGGCTTGATAGATAGGTAGATTTCAAATAGGTGTCCAACAGAAAAATAGGTCTTTTACTAGAGGTTTATATACAATACGAAAGGAGCGGAGGCATTGATAAGTCGGTCAAAATTACTCCTTCTTTCTCCTTTTCTCCAGGCATCGATTTGCTATATTTTTCCCATTCGACAGTCCTTATTTAAAGCCTAGGAAAGCAGAGTACAAATTTTTATAGACATTTGAGATCCATTAGTCCGTGACAGATTGCGAAAAGTACTGCTATACTAGTCGctttcaacaaaacaaaatctaATAAACTCCGTGTAGATAGCTGTCCGTCGAGCTCTTAGAAAAGCGGGTAGCTAGGTTAACAAGAAGACACGGAAAGAACGACGCTGTTAAAATCACAACCTGTTCCCAAACTAGGTTCTGAAATCTGTTGCGAATTCGTCAtctcacttttttttcttgttttttccTTCGGTATCGCCTCATTTTGAGAAAGGACACATTCACAGCCTTTCGTGCATAACAAACTAGCGCGTTATCTAAAGAAACAACACCCACGCGCAGTTTCAATAAGGGTCAGGTGATCATTTAAGGAGACATTAGTGTAACAACGGAAGGGGATACGCCGCTGCACCCCTCAGTTACTGTACAACAAGTACGCACCCCACTATATTTTATTCGCTGTTAAGGTCACAAGGACCACATCTAGAGTTTATTGTGAAGGTGTAAACTCCGAAGCATTAGGAAAGGGATATCTCTTCGTGCAATAAGTTCTTAGAAGCAAAGGACTTACTGATATTACCCGGAATTTGCCCCACCGTAATTTATTGCTACTGCTGCAGTGCTTAGACGTCTTATACGGTCGTCAGCATATCTTTTTTCACTGTCTCTGCAAAAGGGGTATTTGAAAGTACATCATCCTATTGCCCCATTAGGTAGTTTCCCGAACTTAGTACTCTATACTACTAAGTTTTCTTGGCTTTTTGCAGTCTACGATAGAATAAAGGTCCTACCAACGTGGATACAAACGTGGGTTATAGTAAGACGCTAAGCTAGACTGTCTATtaggtaaaaaaaaaaaaggcagaCCACATTATTACAATAGTAAAGCTACTTACTACCAAAAGGAACTTTAAATCCCAACATAGAACTGAAAAATACAGTGCTTGGTCTAGGTGATCAATATCGAACATTCTCCATAGATAAAGTCCGAATTGAAAATTAGCACTTTTGTTGTCAAGCCACATTTCAGTAATACAACTCTGCTCTGTCAACATATTAGTCTTCTGCTAATCTTTGATTGTCGTTTTTACTTCAAGGGGGTTAACCGTCAACTGTCAGGAACGAGGACAAAAATTAGGGGTTCAACTCAGAACGGCTGTAGCACAATCgagaagaattaaaaaagaaCTATCACCacatctctttttttttttaagaGAGGTTATAGTATAATATTTACGAAGTGGTATTACTTTTGGTTCCTTCTAGGCAACCAGACTcgaattcttttttctttgccattGTTACCGAAGCAGGGAAATACGTAGAGTAACCGTGGgataatcaaatccgtTGTACTCTGCGGGAAACTTTTACAAATTTACCGAGACAATCTTCGGAAGTTAATGGGATAATTTGCAAAGCTAGTCTTTATTTGcatattttattctataCGTTAACATACCGCTTCTTTCAACAGAAAACTTCAAGGTAAGTATATATTAACTATCACTTTCACTAGGCTCAGAGGttacaacaaaaacatacTTTATCTTTCGGTTCAATTAAGCTCGTTAAAGGTACATCCAATCAAGTAAGGACTCTACTTTCCTTGCCAAATAAATTGCTTAGTTCcccatatttttttttttttttggttttctgtTAATTCGTCTGATTTGACGTTGGATTTGACACATTTCCCTTAAAAACTGTCCTAGAGTAAAAAAAGTAGGCACAAATTAAAACCTAATAATAGCACATGTACAATGGAGGCCCaaatagaaaaagaagaacatcaTGAAGCTATTGGAAGTAATAATAGCTCCCAACTTGTAACACCAAAATTTTCCCCTGTTTCTATGAGTAACGTGAATAGTACAGAAACTTTAGAGAACTTGCATTCTTGTAGAGCTCAAGTTTGTGATAGATGCaggaaattgaaaaagaagtgcTATGGTACAGGACCATCATGTACAAATTGTCTGGTGACAAACAATCCTTGTTCGGTTACAACTACTTTGAAACGGAAAAgaaagccaaagccaactAAATTAAGCCcaattgaagttgaaaataTAAAGCTCCGGCTGAAACTCcaggaaatggaaaatttattgaaggaaaataGTAGCCATCATGCAGAAGCCATGCACGATTCCAGACATTCATTGGTCAAGATTGAAGACCTTAACTCTTGCAGTCTGTCATCTTCGCAATTAAATTCCTCGAACAACTCTGTACTTCATTCACCCGTCTCAAATGACGACAATGGAACAATCAACAGTTACCACTCAAAAGACAGTAGATCTCATTCTCAAAGTGAACTTGATAACGATTATGACACAAAATATAACATAGACTGCTCGGCCTCGCTTCAAAATAATGGAAAGAtcagaaagagaaaaattcaaaatgtTATATCCTCCAATTTCAAGTATCTAATCAAGACCAGATCTCTGAAAGTTGACTTGAGTATGATGTCTTCAATGACAAAAGTATTACTACCAAATGAAGACAACTATAATGGACCGGCCATTATTGAAGAATACTCAATTGTCGACAACTTTTTACAGCAAGACTTCATCAAAATTCtaaaggaacaaaaatcaaacatCAGTCACTATCTAAAGAGATTTTTCACGGAAATCAATGTACTCTTCCCAATTATTCTCGAAAAAGACTACATGCTCATGAaagcagaagaattgaTGCAATCTGTAGGAGTTCGAAATTTTAACACCAACGTTATAAATGATGAACACAATCTTTGTATTGTTTACAAGGTGATTCTAATATCAATGTTTTACATTAAGGATTCAAGTGTAAGAAATGGTTATCTAAAAACAGTAAAACACTTGTTGTCAAGATTTGAATGTTTGGATCCAATTAACACATTGAAATGCTACTTGTTGACGCACTTATATGCTCAAATGAGTAACAATAAACCACTTTTAGTTAGAACTAATGGCATGATCTCTTCTCTTGCCATCAATTTAAGAATTAACAAATTCAAGGAATGCAAcgaattgaaaagagaaCTATGGTACATTTGCTActgttttgattttttctGTAATGACCCAAATAATTTGGATTATTCTCTCAACAGATACTTCAACGACATGGAATTGGTAGACGAAGTTAGTAGTCAAATATCTGACGAGAACACAGTTGACTCGTGTGAGGCAATGAGAATGATTCACGACCATTCTATTCTTAGGGAAATGGGGAACTCTAAATTCTTACTCCAAGTGATAGATGTGAAACGTGCAATATACAGTAACGAAATTACTGTTTATGCTGGCATCAAACAGTTATTAAATCTTTCGGAGCTAAGAAAATTATCACATTTGGATGATCTACAAAATGAGTTGAAAGAGTCCGTCATGGCatttaaaaaagaaaactacCAATATGATTTTCATATATGCTTTCCAGTACTATATTACATGGATGCATTAATATGCTTGGAAAATTCCTATATTAAAAGTTTGATGTCTAAAGTGGAAAATAAAGTTAGCAGCAGGAATGCAACAATTAGCAGACATTTGAAATCACTTTTCAATTACATTGATACCTTTTTGAGGTTATGGACCACAAACATAGAAACTTATGACCACATTCCTTTGATTAGTGTGAACAAACTACTTCATTACGGTACCTTTATTCACTGGTATGTTACCGAAGATGACTCTGAAAATCAGAggaccaagaagaaatctaAAGTAAATccagaagttgaagaaaaagtcaTCAATATGCTAAAGATGATTGAAGACTTATTACTTAGACATACGTTTGTCGATgaaaatttaaaaaatacTAAAGATGTCATAACCAACTTAATTCAGCAATTAGAGGAGAGTAAATCTTCTgacaatgaagaagaaaaggagatGTATTCTAAAGAT
The Kluyveromyces marxianus DMKU3-1042 DNA, complete genome, chromosome 1 DNA segment above includes these coding regions:
- a CDS encoding cd12148 domain-containing protein yields the protein MEAQIEKEEHHEAIGSNNSSQLVTPKFSPVSMSNVNSTETLENLHSCRAQVCDRCRKLKKKCYGTGPSCTNCLVTNNPCSVTTTLKRKRKPKPTKLSPIEVENIKLRLKLQEMENLLKENSSHHAEAMHDSRHSLVKIEDLNSCSLSSSQLNSSNNSVLHSPVSNDDNGTINSYHSKDSRSHSQSELDNDYDTKYNIDCSASLQNNGKIRKRKIQNVISSNFKYLIKTRSLKVDLSMMSSMTKVLLPNEDNYNGPAIIEEYSIVDNFLQQDFIKILKEQKSNISHYLKRFFTEINVLFPIILEKDYMLMKAEELMQSVGVRNFNTNVINDEHNLCIVYKVILISMFYIKDSSVRNGYLKTVKHLLSRFECLDPINTLKCYLLTHLYAQMSNNKPLLVRTNGMISSLAINLRINKFKECNELKRELWYICYCFDFFCNDPNNLDYSLNRYFNDMELVDEVSSQISDENTVDSCEAMRMIHDHSILREMGNSKFLLQVIDVKRAIYSNEITVYAGIKQLLNLSELRKLSHLDDLQNELKESVMAFKKENYQYDFHICFPVLYYMDALICLENSYIKSLMSKVENKVSSRNATISRHLKSLFNYIDTFLRLWTTNIETYDHIPLISVNKLLHYGTFIHWYVTEDDSENQRTKKKSKVNPEVEEKVINMLKMIEDLLLRHTFVDENLKNTKDVITNLIQQLEESKSSDNEEEKEMYSKDFKPFRKITIGDISDDITVSLPLDNKIDTLNQTVEPCELLNDVSDDKSYEQIPLSSYTKLTSNQDVEEQLNNYVSGFTFESSKDNINSVGLVLRSQESETSNRILRHNENSEFFNMTDTVDLKRIHLSTNDFF